Proteins co-encoded in one Girardinichthys multiradiatus isolate DD_20200921_A chromosome 11, DD_fGirMul_XY1, whole genome shotgun sequence genomic window:
- the LOC124876897 gene encoding odorant receptor 131-2-like — protein sequence MFFTNQTQFNTTVNLQREGLLGIVTTSIVTTLQCTVFLFINLTMLYTLRSKQVFRDTSRYILLYNLLFADTVQLAHSQSLFLLSSFRLTLLYPVCAALTAFSSLMFSVSVVTLVSMCLERYIAVCYPLRHSTIVTTRNTGVVICVIWCVSLSHVVTQLSLMLKFSFQDLQHTKMMDFCGKESVFLDPSSDLYDRAFTYFLFVLGGVTVTISYTGIMVAARSASTDKASASKARRTLLLHLLQMGLTMSSTIYNSLIIAISKHLGRLEAVRVQIFLYICIIVLPKCLSSLIYGLRDQTIRPILMLNLSCHCRGSVFIPVVQTNKKVRIHVT from the coding sequence atgttcttcacTAATCAAACTCAGTTTAACACCACTGTTAATCTGCAGCGTGAGGGACTTCTGGGAATAGTGACAACTTCCATAGTGACAACACTGCAGTGCACCGTGTTTCTTTTCATTAACCTGACCATGTTGTACACTCTGAGGAGTAAACAGGTGTTTCGAGACACCTCTCGATATATTCTCCTGTATAACCTTCTGTTTGCAGACACCGTGCAGCTGGCACATAGTCAGTCACTGTTTCTGCTGTCGTCTTTCAGATTAACGCTGCTGTATCCTGTGTGTGCTGCtctgacagctttcagcagcCTAATGTTCTCTGTCTCTGTCGTCACGCTGGTCAGTATGTGCTTAGAGAGGTACATAGCTGTATGCTATCCTCTCAGACACAGCACCATCGTCACCACCAGAAACACAGGGGTGGTTATCTGTGTTATTTGGTGTGTCAGTTTATCACATGTCGTTACACAACTGAGTTTAATGCTAAAGTTTTCATTTCAAGACCTGCAGCACACAAAGATGATGGATTTCTGTGGAAAGGAGAGTGTTTTTCTTGATCCATCGTCTGATCTTTACGACAGAGCTTTCACCTATTTCCTGTTCGTGTTAGGAGGTGTAACCGTCACCATCTCTTATACTGGCATCATGGTAGCAGCTCGCTCAGCCTCCACTGACAAGGCTTCAGCCAGCAAGGCTCGAAGGACTCTGCTGCTGCATCTGCTGCAGATGGGCCTCACAATGTCCTCCACCATATACAACTCACTGATTATAGCCATCTCAAAGCATCTTGGGAGACTTGAAGCTGTGCGTGTCcagatttttctttatatttgcaTAATTGTCCTTCCTAAATGTCTGAGCTCCCTCATCTACGGCCTCAGAGACCAGACCATCAGACCCATCCTCATGTTGAACCTCAGCTGTCATTGCAGAGGCTCCGTTTTCATTCCTGTTgtacaaaccaacaaaaaagtCAGAATACATGTTACTTAA